Part of the Candidatus Methanogranum gryphiswaldense genome, AGTATCCATCTTCTCGTCACATCAGACGGACAAGCCCAATTACTTCTTCGCATTGCTTTTGGCAATGGAAGTAGGTTTAATGGGCGTGTACATGTCAGCGGACTACTTCCTGTTCTACATAATGTGGGAGGTAACACTGATCCCAATGTACTTCATGATCTCGTGGTTTGGAGGACCCAGGAGGCATTATGCCGCCATCAAGTTCTTCATCTACACTCATGTGGCATCATTGGTGATGTTGATCGGTATATTCGCGCTTGCATTCCAGGCATCCCAGGGCGGGGTCGTCGACTTCTCCTTCGCGGCTGTTCTTGCAGGTTCAGTGGCATTCAGTGCGACATTCCAGACATTGGTCTTTGGGCTTATGTTCTTCGGATTTGCCGTCAAGATGCCTATTGTGCCGTTCCATACATGGTTGCCGGATGCGCACACAGAGGCACCCACAGCAGGATCCGTTCTGTTGGCAGGTGTAATGCTTAAGATGGGTTCCTACGGTATAATCAGGGTCTGTCTCGAAGCATTGCCCGATGGGGCTGTAACTTGGCAGCCAATAATGTTTGTAGTTGCGATCGTTGCGATCATTTACGGTGCATACGCATGTATTGCCCAAAAGGATCTCAAGAAAATGGTTGCGTTCTCATCCATCAGCCATATGGGAATGGTCATGCTAGGTATTGCTTGCCTCTCAGAGATAGGATTGGAATTCGCTATATTCCTGATGTTCGCGCACGGACTTATCACGGCAGTATTGTTCATGACATGTGGTCTTGCTCACGATCTTTTCGAGACAAGGGAGATCCCCTTACTCGGGGGGCTCGCCTCAAAGGTACCTGTTTATGCTACGTTCATGATGTTTGGTTTCATGGCTTCCTTAGGTCTGCCTGGTCTCGTTGGATTCTGGGGAGAATTTGGTATCATATTCGGATTCTACGAATATGCGGAGTCAGTCAACATGATATGGTTGATCGTATTCTGTCTGTTCTCTCTATTGTTGACCGCGGGTTATTACCTGTGGGCAATGCAGAGGACCTTGTTCGGAAGGCTTACCAAAAAGCTACCTGGTGAAGTAATGGAACACATGCGTGACGTGAACAAGACTGAAGGTATAGCAATGGGGATCATGTGTCTCATGATCGCAATATTTGGACTCTGGCCTGATCTTGCGCTCAACATAATCTCTCAGTACTCATCTGCATTGATGGGGGTGATTTGAGATGGATGCTTCAATAATAACTAACCTCTTCGGGGAATTCAGTTCAATGGCGCCAATGATCATATTGATCTTGGGCGTCCTACTGATGCCTGCACTGTACTTCACAACGAAAAACAGGAATGTTGTAAGCGTAGCGATGCTGTCATTCATCGTCGTTTCCATGCTTGTAAACGCGGTCCTTCTCTTGGGAAGTTACCAGGGAGATTATCTGGGGCTATTCGAGTACGATGCGTTCTCAGGTTTAATGATCCTGTTGTTCCAGATAGTAATTCTATTGGTTGCCATCGTATCTGCTTCCAGTGTTGAGGTCACCCATCTGCATTATGGTGCGTTCGCATCTTTGTTGATGGCAGCTACAACCGGAATGATGTTTGTAGCAACAGCGACCGATCTTATCGTGATCTTTGTCGGTGTTGAACTGGCAAGTATCTCCTCGTATGTCCTTGTGGCCATGAAGAGGAATGATCCCAGAGCATCTGAGGCTGCTGTAAAGTACGTCATTATCGGTGGACTTTCCACAGCTTTGACTGTCTATGGTATCTCAATGCTTTACGGAGTGACAGGCACTACAAATCTTCAAGAGATTGCAGTATCACTCTCTACACAAGGATTCACATGGGCATTCGGAATCGCAATGATCACAATGATCGCTGGTTACGGATTCAAGATCGCGGCAGTGCCGTTCCATATGTGGGCGCCAGATGTATACGAGGGAGCACCAACACCCGTTTCCATGTTCCTCGCGACAGGTTCAAAGAAGATGGGAATCGTTGTATTCTTCAAGATCTTCCTTATAATGTTCGTAGCGGGAGTATCTGTTGCCTCATTCGCAACAGTTGAAATGCAGTACCTGTTCGCCATTATAGCAGCAATAACGATGACAGTGGGAAATGTCGTTGCGATTTCTCAGACCAATATCAAAAGGATGTTGGCATATTCGAGTATCGCACAGGCAGGTTACATACTGATCGTAATGGCCGTAATGAGTGAGTATGCTTTGACTGGTGGTATCTTCCACATGTTTACGCACGTTTTCATGAAAGGAGGAGCATTCCTGGTCGTTGGTGCACTCATCTGTGCGGGCATTGGTGAAAAGATAACGGATTACAGAGGTCTGGCAAAGAGGGCACCATTCCTTGCATTTGCAATGATGTTGTTCCTTTTCTCGTTGGCAGGAATTCCGCCTTTGGCAGGATTCACCTCGAAGTTCGTTCTGTTCTCATCGGCAATATATAGTGACGGCGGAGCAACTTCTCAATGGGTCTGGCTTGCATTCATTGCAATATTGAATTCTGCGATCTCACTTTACTACTATGCAAGGGTCGTCAAGGTCATGTATGTAGAGAAGGGAGAGTCGACAGAGAAGATCAAGGTGCCAAAGGCATTCCTTGCAGCGATATTGATCTGTGTCGTAGCAGTGATAGTTCTCGGTATATTCCCTCAGATCATACTGGGACCTGCGGCTGATGCTGCAGCTGCATTCTTCTCGGTCGTTTGATCAAGTCCAAGTATTCAAACCTTTTAAAAAACAATTTTTTTTATTATACCCATTTTTGTATGAGATAAATATTAAGTACGGTCTTTCCATCTCTCATTAATGGTCGAGGCGTGGGACACCTGTATTAACGAGGACCTGGCGAAGGTAGAAGGACTTATGATGGACATCATAAGGTCCGATAATCTCGAACTTACAGAGATGTGTAGCTATGTCCTGAATGTGCATGGTAAAAGGATAAGGCCTGCGATCTGTCTTCTAAGTTATCTTGCATGCGGCGGTAAGGATATGGATAACCCCATCAAGGTGGGTGCCGCGCTTGAGATAATACACAATGCCACGCTTGTTCATGATGATATAAATGATGAGGCTGAGCTCAGAAGAGGCAGGAAAGCGCTCTACAAGGAATATTCGCTCAGCAAATCAATAGTTGCTGGTGATTTTCTTTTTGCGGTCGGCTTTCAGTTAATAGGGTCTTCTTCTCACAAGATCGTTGAATACGTCGTTGATGCAGCCGCATCTATGGGAGCCGGAGAATTCAATCAACAGGATTTTGAGCACAAAGGAAAAGTTTCAGAATCTGATTACATGAGGATCGTCAACGGTAAGACGGCCAAGTTCATCGAATGTTCTGCGAAGTGTGGATCCTTCCTTTCAGGTGCGGAATTCAACAAAGTGGAAGCACTAGGATATTTTGCGGATAGGATAGGTATAGCATTCCAGATCATAGACGATACATTAGATATCATCGGCGATCAAAGTAAAACAGGAAAACCGATCGGGAATGATATCTTGGAGGGAAAGCCTACACTTCCCATAATCTATGGAATGCAGGACCCTGTACACGGGGAATCCATTAGAAAGGTCTTTGAGAAAGAAACTCCGACCATGGATGAGGTACAGGTTGCTATCGATCTGATAAAAAGGACCGATTCTATCGATAGATGCAGACGCGTTGCAAGGTCCATCGTGGATGAGGCCATGAACTCGCTTGTAATCATTGAGGATTCGATATACAAGGATTCGCTCATTGCGTTGGCGGATTATATTGTCAGACGCGACAGGTGATGAAGTGACAGATAGGCTTAAGACAGACATCCTTGTCGTAGGTTCTGGGCCAGCAGGAAGTACAGCTGCAAGATATGCTGCTGAAAAAGGTGCCCAGGTCACGTTCATTGAGCGTCGTTCGGAGGTTGGAGTACCCGTAAGGTGTGGCGAGCTGATACCTTCCAATGAGGAAATAAAAGGCATGTTCCCCCATTTGAAAGATGAGGATTCATTGTTCAATCTTCCATCTCAGCTTCGTTTGAAGGAAATTCAGGGTATAAAACTTGTCAATCCTAAAGGTAAATCCACTGTTTTGGATTTTACAGGATATACTACAGACAGAGACAAATTTGACCAGTATCTGGCAGAAGAAGCTCAGAAGGCAGGCGCAGACCTGATCAAGAATTGTCTTTTCAAGGAGATCAAGGAAGGTCACGCAGTCACTTCTATCGGTGACATAGAGTATAAAGTGATCATAGGTGCAGATGGACCAGGGTCCCGTGTGGCGCAGAGCCTGGGACTTCCAAGGAATAAAAACCCATATCCTGCGGTAACTGCACAAGCTAAAGGGGATTTTGATCCATATGTAGTGATGTTCTTTGGAGATATTGCTCCTGGAGCATATAGTTGGATAATCCCAAAGACAGGAAAGGCAAACGTAGGCGTAGGATTCTCTCCGAATTTTGCAAATGGGACCCTTGGAGATTATTTCAATACATTTACAACAAAACGTGGATTTGAGATCATATCGCCCAAACTTGAAGGTAAATATGTACCGAGTGAAGGCGCGATATGTAGAACAGTTTCAGGTAACGGAATGGTCGTCGGGGACGCAGCAGGGCATGTGATATCGGTCAACGGAGGAGGAGTTCCTTTAGCACTTATCGCGGGCCGTATATGCGGGCAGGTCGCCGGAGATAATGTGAATAACGGCCGTTCGTTGTCAGATTACGAAACAGAATGGAGAGATATACTTTACAAACCTCTGAAGATAGCTGCCAATAATAAGAGGTTAGCAGATATATTTGCATTCGGATCTGAAAGACGTACGGTCCTGTGCATGTCGATTCTTGGGGAAAGACGGATGGGCAAGCTCATACGCTGTAAACATCTCTTCCCGTGATCATCTTTTTCTGCAAGCTTTCATAGAGGAACCGCAAATAGGGCATTCTGTCATTTTTTCTTTATACCATTTTTTGCATCCTATACATTGATAATTCCATTTTTCTATTTTTTTTATTCCTTCTTGTCCGACGCCTTTGAATGGAAGGTTCATCAAACGCGCTACATTTTGTATGGAATAATCATCAGTAAGGATAGTTCCCTTTACATCAATGGCTAGTGCCAGCACGGTTATGTCAACGGGGGATAATTTTCCAAGGTCACCGCTTTTTTTTGCAATTTCCTTTACTTTTTCCACTGATTCTTTTGTGCAATCGAACACTCTGAGCAGGTCTCCCCACAGGTCTAGCCTATTATCTTTGTATTTGGTAAGTTCATCAACGACACCTGGTGGACAACAGGATTCCTCTTCAGGTAATTGAGCCATAGTAAAAAGTGCCGAACTGTCTAATACCAACATATAGGATTTATTGGGATCACTGTATTTCATGTTTCCGAAAGCTTAAACGATGATGCGCATATAGGTGACTGATAAGAATGGATGCAGTAACCCTCCTTGTGATTATGCTCAATGGTCTTTGGTTGTTCCTACCTGCAATGGTTCCCAATTCAGCGGCGGCCTTGTTTGGCGGTGGGACCACCATGGATTTTGGGAAGAAATGGAAAGGAAAAAGAATATTCGGAAGTGGAAAGACCTGGAAAGGTTTCTTCGGAGGCGCCATTGTCGGTATCATCTTAGGTGTGATAATGATCGATATAGCCTATTTCTTCGATCCAAAGAACTTCTGGGGATATGGGCCATTCTGGAGCAATGTAGGAATAGTAATCTGTTTGGCTTTTGGTGCAGTATTAGGGGATCTTCTCGGAGCATTCATAAAGAGAAGGTTAGGTCTCAAAAGGGGTGAGAAAGCTCCAATATTGGACCAGTATGATTTTGTCTTTGGTGCTTTCCTTATCACGGCCATATTCTTCCCCGATTGGGTGTATTCAACATACATAGAAGGTTGGCATCTGGCCGCTTTGTTGTTCATTTTATTGATAATGTTCTTTTTACACCGTG contains:
- a CDS encoding CDP-2,3-bis-(O-geranylgeranyl)-sn-glycerol synthase, yielding MDAVTLLVIMLNGLWLFLPAMVPNSAAALFGGGTTMDFGKKWKGKRIFGSGKTWKGFFGGAIVGIILGVIMIDIAYFFDPKNFWGYGPFWSNVGIVICLAFGAVLGDLLGAFIKRRLGLKRGEKAPILDQYDFVFGAFLITAIFFPDWVYSTYIEGWHLAALLFILLIMFFLHRVANIVAYKWGVKKEPW
- a CDS encoding polyprenyl synthetase family protein; this translates as MMDIIRSDNLELTEMCSYVLNVHGKRIRPAICLLSYLACGGKDMDNPIKVGAALEIIHNATLVHDDINDEAELRRGRKALYKEYSLSKSIVAGDFLFAVGFQLIGSSSHKIVEYVVDAAASMGAGEFNQQDFEHKGKVSESDYMRIVNGKTAKFIECSAKCGSFLSGAEFNKVEALGYFADRIGIAFQIIDDTLDIIGDQSKTGKPIGNDILEGKPTLPIIYGMQDPVHGESIRKVFEKETPTMDEVQVAIDLIKRTDSIDRCRRVARSIVDEAMNSLVIIEDSIYKDSLIALADYIVRRDR
- a CDS encoding NADH-quinone oxidoreductase subunit N translates to MDASIITNLFGEFSSMAPMIILILGVLLMPALYFTTKNRNVVSVAMLSFIVVSMLVNAVLLLGSYQGDYLGLFEYDAFSGLMILLFQIVILLVAIVSASSVEVTHLHYGAFASLLMAATTGMMFVATATDLIVIFVGVELASISSYVLVAMKRNDPRASEAAVKYVIIGGLSTALTVYGISMLYGVTGTTNLQEIAVSLSTQGFTWAFGIAMITMIAGYGFKIAAVPFHMWAPDVYEGAPTPVSMFLATGSKKMGIVVFFKIFLIMFVAGVSVASFATVEMQYLFAIIAAITMTVGNVVAISQTNIKRMLAYSSIAQAGYILIVMAVMSEYALTGGIFHMFTHVFMKGGAFLVVGALICAGIGEKITDYRGLAKRAPFLAFAMMLFLFSLAGIPPLAGFTSKFVLFSSAIYSDGGATSQWVWLAFIAILNSAISLYYYARVVKVMYVEKGESTEKIKVPKAFLAAILICVVAVIVLGIFPQIILGPAADAAAAFFSVV
- a CDS encoding NAD(P)/FAD-dependent oxidoreductase, whose protein sequence is MTDRLKTDILVVGSGPAGSTAARYAAEKGAQVTFIERRSEVGVPVRCGELIPSNEEIKGMFPHLKDEDSLFNLPSQLRLKEIQGIKLVNPKGKSTVLDFTGYTTDRDKFDQYLAEEAQKAGADLIKNCLFKEIKEGHAVTSIGDIEYKVIIGADGPGSRVAQSLGLPRNKNPYPAVTAQAKGDFDPYVVMFFGDIAPGAYSWIIPKTGKANVGVGFSPNFANGTLGDYFNTFTTKRGFEIISPKLEGKYVPSEGAICRTVSGNGMVVGDAAGHVISVNGGGVPLALIAGRICGQVAGDNVNNGRSLSDYETEWRDILYKPLKIAANNKRLADIFAFGSERRTVLCMSILGERRMGKLIRCKHLFP
- a CDS encoding nucleic acid-binding protein; translation: MLVLDSSALFTMAQLPEEESCCPPGVVDELTKYKDNRLDLWGDLLRVFDCTKESVEKVKEIAKKSGDLGKLSPVDITVLALAIDVKGTILTDDYSIQNVARLMNLPFKGVGQEGIKKIEKWNYQCIGCKKWYKEKMTECPICGSSMKACRKR
- a CDS encoding NADH-quinone oxidoreductase subunit M codes for the protein MFDLPEIPYLLTLLVLIPLIGAIVALSMGGEKQKYAKTVSIIFSAITLVLAVYLMLSSDYGQYTENYTWIETAGLKMSYILTVDGLSILMVFLTALLLLVVSIFSSHQTDKPNYFFALLLAMEVGLMGVYMSADYFLFYIMWEVTLIPMYFMISWFGGPRRHYAAIKFFIYTHVASLVMLIGIFALAFQASQGGVVDFSFAAVLAGSVAFSATFQTLVFGLMFFGFAVKMPIVPFHTWLPDAHTEAPTAGSVLLAGVMLKMGSYGIIRVCLEALPDGAVTWQPIMFVVAIVAIIYGAYACIAQKDLKKMVAFSSISHMGMVMLGIACLSEIGLEFAIFLMFAHGLITAVLFMTCGLAHDLFETREIPLLGGLASKVPVYATFMMFGFMASLGLPGLVGFWGEFGIIFGFYEYAESVNMIWLIVFCLFSLLLTAGYYLWAMQRTLFGRLTKKLPGEVMEHMRDVNKTEGIAMGIMCLMIAIFGLWPDLALNIISQYSSALMGVI